Proteins found in one bacterium genomic segment:
- a CDS encoding adenylosuccinate synthase: MATLVVVGAQWGDEGKGKVVHLLSEKADYIIRYQGGNNAGHTVVFNGQEFILHLVPAGILEPGKKCIIGSGVVVDPQALVEEIRFLERKGIKIEGRLFVSDACHIILPYHRWMDQLREIQQGKKRIGTTRKGIGPAYADKVARVGIRMADFLSLRLFRELLERNLKEKAPLLRKACKLSELRREILEKRKKQLPIIKDLVVDSAIMINRIISQGRNVILESAQGTLLDVDYGSYPYVTSSNPVAGGACVGIGIGPTQVDRVLGIVKAYTTRVGEGPFPTELSNSIGKLLQEKGKEFGATTGRPRRCGWFDASIVRHAVRVNGLRSLALTKLDVLDGIDPLKICIAYRYRGKLIREFPTGREIFKDCKPVYIELKGWKEKTKGIQKFNLLPQNAKKYLSKIESLVQAKVSIVSMGRSREETIIIDKDLIDFNF; encoded by the coding sequence ATGGCTACTTTAGTTGTGGTAGGTGCCCAGTGGGGCGACGAAGGTAAAGGCAAAGTTGTCCACCTTCTCTCAGAGAAGGCCGATTATATTATCCGCTACCAGGGTGGCAACAATGCGGGACATACTGTTGTCTTTAATGGTCAGGAATTCATTCTCCACTTGGTTCCAGCGGGAATCCTCGAGCCGGGCAAGAAATGTATTATTGGAAGTGGAGTGGTAGTAGATCCCCAGGCACTGGTAGAAGAGATTCGCTTTCTCGAGAGGAAAGGAATAAAAATAGAAGGCAGGCTTTTTGTCAGTGATGCCTGCCATATTATTCTGCCCTATCATCGCTGGATGGATCAGCTCAGGGAAATCCAGCAGGGTAAGAAGAGAATCGGTACCACCCGAAAGGGCATCGGGCCAGCCTACGCCGATAAGGTGGCGAGAGTGGGTATAAGAATGGCTGATTTCCTTTCCCTACGCCTATTCAGGGAACTATTGGAAAGGAACTTGAAAGAAAAGGCGCCTCTTCTGAGGAAAGCGTGTAAGCTCTCTGAGTTGAGGCGAGAGATTCTGGAAAAAAGAAAAAAGCAGTTACCCATAATTAAAGATCTCGTTGTGGATTCAGCAATAATGATTAACCGGATAATTTCTCAGGGGAGGAATGTTATCCTGGAGAGTGCTCAGGGGACTCTACTGGACGTTGATTATGGAAGTTATCCTTATGTTACCTCTTCCAATCCTGTGGCTGGTGGAGCCTGTGTGGGTATAGGTATAGGTCCCACTCAGGTCGATCGAGTCTTAGGAATTGTCAAGGCATATACTACCAGGGTAGGAGAGGGACCATTTCCCACAGAGCTTTCCAATAGCATAGGTAAACTATTGCAGGAAAAGGGAAAAGAGTTTGGAGCAACTACAGGCCGGCCTCGACGCTGTGGCTGGTTTGACGCCTCCATTGTCCGACACGCAGTTAGGGTAAATGGTCTGAGGAGTTTGGCCTTGACCAAGCTGGATGTTCTGGATGGGATTGACCCTTTAAAAATTTGTATAGCATATCGCTACCGGGGAAAATTGATCAGGGAGTTTCCCACTGGCAGAGAAATTTTCAAAGATTGTAAACCAGTTTATATAGAGTTAAAAGGGTGGAAAGAGAAGACTAAAGGCATTCAGAAATTTAATTTACTACCCCAAAATGCAAAGAAATATTTAAGTAAAATAGAAAGCCTGGTTCAGGCAAAAGTCTCCATAGTCTCTATGGGCAGAAGCAGAGAGGAGACGATTATAATAGATAAAGACTTGATAGATTTCAATTTTTAA
- the purB gene encoding adenylosuccinate lyase: MISRYTLPKMGRIWTDENRFGIMMEIELAVCEALSNLGEIPRSALIKIKRKARFNLARIKKIESKVHHDVIAFVSSLSESVGKEGRYIHLGLTSSDILDTALAVQMVEAIDILIEDLENLSRTLRKRAIKHKNTIMIGRTHGIHAEPITFGLKLALWYQETLRSLERLRRAREVIGVGKISGAVGTYAHVNPKVELYVCKKLGLKPAPISTQIIQRDRHAEYLSILALVAGSLEKFALEIRNLQRTEILEVEEYFSPTQKGSSAMPHKKNPITCERICGLARLVRSHAVASLENIPLWHERDITHSSVERVIIPDSTVLLDYMLQKFENIVKRLIVYPENMKKNLEKSKNTIFSQRILLELVKKGLSRERAYELTQRSAMRAWKEGSEYRELLKKDKEVGKYFTKREIDACFNLNYYLRYVNIIFKRLKL; encoded by the coding sequence ATGATTTCTCGCTATACTCTTCCTAAAATGGGGAGAATCTGGACTGACGAGAACAGGTTCGGGATAATGATGGAAATTGAGCTGGCTGTTTGCGAAGCTCTGAGTAATCTTGGAGAGATTCCCAGGAGTGCGCTCATTAAAATTAAGAGAAAAGCACGCTTTAACTTGGCAAGGATTAAAAAGATAGAGAGCAAAGTGCATCACGATGTGATCGCTTTTGTATCTTCTTTGAGCGAGAGTGTGGGTAAAGAAGGAAGATATATTCATCTGGGATTAACTTCTTCTGATATTCTGGATACCGCACTGGCTGTGCAGATGGTTGAGGCTATAGATATTTTAATCGAAGATCTGGAGAATCTTTCCCGGACTCTGAGGAAGAGAGCCATAAAACATAAGAATACAATAATGATAGGTAGAACCCACGGAATCCATGCTGAGCCGATTACTTTTGGGTTGAAACTGGCACTCTGGTATCAGGAGACCCTGAGAAGCTTAGAGAGACTCAGGCGGGCAAGGGAAGTGATTGGTGTGGGAAAAATTTCAGGGGCAGTGGGAACTTATGCTCACGTGAATCCTAAAGTGGAACTCTATGTCTGTAAAAAACTTGGGTTGAAGCCAGCCCCTATTTCCACACAGATAATTCAAAGAGACCGCCATGCCGAATACCTTTCCATATTGGCGCTGGTAGCCGGTTCACTGGAGAAATTTGCCCTGGAAATAAGAAACCTCCAGAGGACTGAGATTCTGGAGGTAGAAGAGTATTTCAGCCCTACTCAGAAAGGTTCTTCAGCAATGCCCCACAAAAAGAACCCCATAACTTGTGAGAGAATTTGTGGACTGGCGCGTCTTGTTCGCTCCCATGCGGTAGCCTCCTTAGAGAATATACCTCTATGGCACGAGAGAGACATTACACATTCCTCTGTGGAAAGAGTTATTATTCCTGATAGTACAGTTCTCCTGGATTATATGTTGCAGAAGTTCGAAAATATCGTGAAAAGACTCATAGTCTATCCTGAGAATATGAAGAAGAATCTGGAGAAAAGTAAGAATACCATTTTCTCCCAGAGGATTCTTCTGGAACTGGTAAAGAAGGGACTTTCCCGGGAGAGGGCATATGAGCTGACTCAAAGAAGTGCTATGAGGGCCTGGAAGGAAGGCAGTGAATATCGCGAGCTTCTAAAAAAGGACAAGGAAGTGGGGAAATATTTTACAAAAAGAGAAATCGATGCTTGCTTCAATCTCAACTATTACTTGAGATATGTGAATATAATCTTTAAACGGCTAAAACTGTAA
- a CDS encoding cytidine/deoxycytidylate deaminase family protein yields the protein MGRPSWDDYFMEIADTVAKRSTCLRRQVGAIIVREKRILATGYNGTLTGLPHCEQVGCVREKKNVPSGKMQELCRGLHGEQNALLFAAANGVDIKNATIYCTHQPCILCAKMIIQAGITRAVFKGEYPDEMARKLFKETKVELCQLKQGVKR from the coding sequence ATGGGACGGCCGTCGTGGGATGACTACTTTATGGAAATTGCTGATACTGTGGCTAAACGTTCCACCTGTCTGAGGAGGCAGGTGGGAGCAATCATTGTGCGGGAGAAGAGAATTCTTGCCACAGGATATAATGGGACTTTAACCGGACTGCCCCACTGTGAACAGGTAGGGTGTGTTCGAGAAAAGAAGAACGTTCCCTCTGGCAAGATGCAGGAATTGTGCCGGGGGCTCCACGGTGAACAGAATGCATTGTTATTTGCTGCTGCTAATGGTGTAGATATAAAGAACGCTACCATATATTGTACGCATCAACCTTGTATTCTCTGCGCCAAGATGATAATTCAGGCGGGGATAACTCGAGCTGTTTTTAAAGGTGAATATCCTGATGAGATGGCGCGGAAACTATTTAAAGAAACAAAAGTGGAACTTTGCCAGTTGAAACAGGGAGTTAAAAGATAG
- the purH gene encoding bifunctional phosphoribosylaminoimidazolecarboxamide formyltransferase/IMP cyclohydrolase, which translates to MPQVKRALISVFDKTGIVEFARGLKDLGVEIISTGGTAKMLKEAGISIRSVSDYTGFPEVLEGRVKTLHPKVHGALLALRDNPQHMKETEKHNIELIDMVVINLYPFEATIAKEGVTKEEAIENIDIGGPTMLRSAAKNYKWVVPISDPQHYGSVLEEMKKNKGAVSEETSLRLTTDIFRHLSKYNYHIYHYFLTSSSSPSLFPDLLQLQLEKVKDLRYGENPHQSAAFYRELVKGKGQGIADVEKLGGKELSFNNILDLDAAVNIVEEFEEPVAVIIKHTNPCGVATGRALLETYKKARQCDPVSAFGSIVGFNRKVDSKTAEEIVKTFVEAVIAPDFEDEAVKVLKVKKDIRLLKLSGERKLSSLQLDYRRVSGGLLAQTKDLKTFADGLEVVTEKKPGDVELKALLFAWKVCKHVKSNAIVLASESQTLGIGAGQMSRVDAVKIAKRKMGEQFGKYKGLIVLASDAFFPFRDSVDLAATFGVTAIIQPGGSLRDKESITACNEHKIAMAFTRMRHFKH; encoded by the coding sequence AAGACAGGAATTGTAGAGTTTGCCCGTGGTTTGAAAGATTTGGGAGTGGAGATTATTTCTACCGGCGGGACTGCTAAGATGTTAAAGGAAGCAGGAATATCCATCCGCTCGGTTTCAGATTATACGGGTTTCCCTGAGGTACTGGAAGGAAGAGTGAAGACTTTGCATCCCAAAGTTCATGGGGCTTTGCTTGCCCTCAGGGATAATCCCCAACACATGAAAGAGACAGAAAAGCATAACATAGAACTGATTGACATGGTAGTAATTAACCTTTATCCATTTGAAGCCACAATTGCCAAAGAGGGCGTTACTAAAGAGGAGGCTATTGAGAATATTGACATCGGTGGTCCAACTATGTTGAGGTCAGCAGCCAAGAATTATAAGTGGGTAGTGCCAATTTCTGATCCTCAACATTATGGTTCCGTTCTGGAAGAGATGAAAAAGAATAAAGGTGCGGTAAGCGAGGAGACCTCTCTAAGATTAACCACAGATATATTTCGACATCTCTCTAAATATAATTACCATATCTACCATTATTTTCTCACTTCCTCTTCCTCTCCTTCTCTTTTTCCGGATTTATTGCAACTCCAGCTGGAGAAGGTAAAGGATTTGAGGTATGGAGAGAATCCCCATCAAAGCGCAGCATTTTATAGAGAATTAGTTAAAGGAAAAGGGCAGGGAATAGCAGATGTAGAAAAACTGGGAGGCAAGGAGCTTTCTTTTAACAATATTCTGGATTTAGATGCAGCAGTCAATATCGTGGAAGAATTTGAAGAGCCAGTAGCAGTGATTATTAAGCATACTAACCCCTGTGGTGTGGCCACTGGTCGTGCTCTTCTTGAGACTTATAAGAAAGCTCGCCAATGCGACCCGGTTAGTGCCTTTGGGTCCATTGTCGGCTTCAATCGCAAGGTGGATAGTAAAACCGCAGAAGAGATTGTTAAGACCTTTGTTGAGGCAGTGATTGCCCCGGATTTTGAAGATGAAGCTGTTAAAGTTCTGAAAGTGAAGAAAGATATCCGATTGTTAAAGTTGTCTGGTGAAAGAAAATTATCTTCTCTTCAGCTCGATTACCGGAGAGTTTCCGGAGGGCTGTTAGCTCAGACTAAGGATTTGAAAACTTTTGCTGATGGTCTGGAAGTAGTTACTGAGAAGAAGCCAGGCGATGTGGAATTGAAAGCTCTCCTGTTTGCCTGGAAAGTTTGTAAGCACGTTAAGTCGAATGCCATTGTTCTGGCAAGCGAAAGCCAGACGCTAGGCATCGGAGCTGGTCAGATGTCTCGTGTGGATGCAGTGAAAATTGCGAAGAGGAAGATGGGGGAGCAATTCGGGAAATATAAGGGGCTTATAGTTCTGGCTTCAGATGCTTTCTTTCCTTTCCGTGACTCTGTCGATTTGGCTGCTACCTTTGGGGTTACAGCAATTATTCAGCCGGGAGGTTCCTTGAGGGATAAGGAGTCGATTACTGCTTGTAATGAGCATAAAATTGCTATGGCCTTCACCAGAATGCGCCATTTCAAACATTAA